The genomic window AAGCGCCCCGCAACGACCGCTCCGTGATGATGATCCGGAAAACTTGTCGATCAGAGCGGCGGTTGGGGGCCGGAGTTGGGCGGGAACTCTCGTACAGTTCGGTGCGTGGGTTCTATGCGCAATCCGGTCGGGCCGCTTCCCTCCAGCATCTATTGGCGTCGGAGAGCAGTAGCGGTGCTCGTGATCGCGCTGCTCGCGGCGCTGGCCGCATGGGCCGTCACCCGGGGTGGCGGCGGCGGACCGGGCACGGACGACGGCAAGCCGGGCGGCACGAGCCCCGCACCGTCCATCACACCCGGGCCCTCGGGTTCGGGTCCGATCGTCGGCCAACCTCCGGGCGGACGCGACGAGTCGGGCGGCTCCGGCACGGACGGTGGTACCGGCGGGGGTGCCGGTACCGGCGGCGCGGCGGGATCGGACACCGGCGCGGGCGGTTCCACTGGCGCGGCGGGTTCCGCGGGTGCGGAAGGTTCGACGGGTTCGAGTGCCGGCGCGGTCGGTGGAAGCGCGGGCCAGCAGGTGCCCGCGGGTTCCTCGCTCCCCAACTGCAAGCCGACGGCGCTGCAGTTGAGCGTGAGGACGGACAACAGCTTCGGTCCCGACGACAAGCCGCGCTTCCGGCTCACCGCCAGGAACACCTCGGCCGCGGACTGCAAGGCCGACTTCGGGCCGAAGAACGCCGTGCTCACGATCACGGCGGCGGGAGAGGACGACGAGCAGCTGTGGTCGTCCCGGGACTGCCCCCGTTCCGGGGCCGTGTTCCTGAGGATCCCCGCGGGAGCGACGGTCGTCCACACCGTGGAGTGGGACCGGCGGCGGAGCGCGCCCAAGTGCGCGACACCGCCTCCCGGAGCCGCGGCACCTGGCACGTATCTGCTGGAGGCCAGGATCCCCGGCGAGAGTGTGCAGCGGGCGTCGTTCGTCCTGGCCAAGGACTGATTCCCGGCCGAGGGCGACGCCCGGGCGATGGGTCCGGGCGCGGCAGCCGCAGGGGCATCCGTCAGGGCGGCGGCAGGCGTCGTCCGGGTGACGGTGGCAGGCGTCAGGAAGCGCGGCAGCCGTCAGGACCGCGGCAGGCGTTCCGCGCGGACCCGGAACGCTCCCGCGTATCCCTCAGACGTACCGCTCCAGGATCGAGGACTCGGCCAGCCGGGAAAGGCCCTCGCGCACGCTCCTGGCCCTCGCCTCGCCGACGCCGTCCACGGCCTGCAGGTCGTCCACGCTCGCGGCGAGCAGCTTCTGGAGGCCCCCGAAGTGCTCCACCAGCCGCTCGATGATCGTTCCGGGCAGCCGCGGCACCTTCGCGAGCAGCCGGTAGCCGCGCGGTGAGACCGCCGAGTCGAGTGTCTCGGGCGAGCCGCTGTAGCCCAGCGCCCGCGCCACCACGGGGAGTTCGAGCAGCTCGGTGTGCGTCAGGGTGTCCAGCTCCGCCACCGCCTCGGCGACCGTGCGGGACCGCTTCGCGGTCGGCTCGGGCACGTAGTCGCGCACGACCAGTTCCCGCTCCGGCTCCACGCCCGCGATCAACTCGTCCAGCTGGAGCGACAGAAGACGCCCGTCGGTGCCCAGCTCCACGACGTACTCGGCGATCTCGGTGGCGATCCGGCGCACCATCTCCAGCCGCTGCGAGACGGCCGTGACGTCCCGGACGGTCACCAGGTCCTCGATCTCCAGCGCGGAGAGCGTGCCCGCGACCTCGTCCAGCCGGAGCTTGTAGCGCTCCAGCGTGGCGAGGGCCTGGTTGGCGCGGGACAGGATCGCGGATGACTCCTCCAGGACCCTGCGCTCCCCGTCGACGTACAGCGCGATCAGGCGCATCGACTGGGAGACCGACACCACGGGGAACCCGCAGGCCTTGGAGACACGGTCCGCGGTGCGGTGGCGGGTGCCCGTCTCCTCGGTCGGGATCGAGGCGTCCGGGACCAGCTGGACGCCGGCCCGCAGGATCTTGGTCATGTCCTTGTCGAGGATCAGCGCGCCGTCCAGCTTGCACAGCTCGCGCAGGCGCGTCGCGGTGAACTCCACATCGAGCACGAATCCACCGGTGCACATGGATTCGACGGTTTTGTCCATACCGAGAACGATCAGCCCGCCGGTGTTGCCGCGCAGGATGCGTTCCAGGCCGTCACGAAGGGCCATTCCGGGCGCGACCGCGCTCAAGGAGGCGCGCATCAGCGCCTCGTTCCCCGTGCCTTGGCCGGACTTTCCGGGCGTTGCTGCCCGGTCGTTGGCTGCCACTGCACTCCTCCGGTCACAGGTTTGCGGTGCCCTTGCGTCCCTCATACCGTTCGTACGGACGGGCGAGACCAGGGCAAAGTCTACCGGCGTGCGCCGTCGTCCTGTGGTCCGTCCGGGCGAGACCGGCGCGGAAGGACTCTCAGAGCGTCTCCCATGTCGGCGACCTCCGTGACCTTCATGCCCGCGGGAACCTGTCCCGGGTCCCTGGGGACCAGGGCGTGCTTGAACCCCAGACGGTATGCCTCGGCCAGTCTGCGCTGCACCCCGGTCACCCTCCTGACCTCACCGGCTAGCCCCACCTCACCGATCGCGACCAGGTTCTTCGGCAGCGGTGTGTCGCTCGCCGCGCTGGCCAGTGCCAGGGCGATCGCGAGGTCCGCGGCCGGCTCGGTGAGCTTCACGCCGCCCACGGTGGCGCTGTAGATGTCCCGCTTGCCGAGCGCGCTGATCCGGCCCCGCTGCTCCAGGACCGCCAGCATCAT from Streptomyces sp. NBC_01341 includes these protein-coding regions:
- the disA gene encoding DNA integrity scanning diadenylate cyclase DisA, with product MAANDRAATPGKSGQGTGNEALMRASLSAVAPGMALRDGLERILRGNTGGLIVLGMDKTVESMCTGGFVLDVEFTATRLRELCKLDGALILDKDMTKILRAGVQLVPDASIPTEETGTRHRTADRVSKACGFPVVSVSQSMRLIALYVDGERRVLEESSAILSRANQALATLERYKLRLDEVAGTLSALEIEDLVTVRDVTAVSQRLEMVRRIATEIAEYVVELGTDGRLLSLQLDELIAGVEPERELVVRDYVPEPTAKRSRTVAEAVAELDTLTHTELLELPVVARALGYSGSPETLDSAVSPRGYRLLAKVPRLPGTIIERLVEHFGGLQKLLAASVDDLQAVDGVGEARARSVREGLSRLAESSILERYV